GAGTTAATCTCAAAACAAATCGCTATGAGATCCCGTCCTTATCAATTTCAAAATCAAAGTCTGCCGAACAACTTTATAGACCAACAGCCAGTCCGGCTCGATGTGACATTCTCTCATGTCCTTATAATTTCTGGAATTAGTGAGAGCATGATCTCGATACGCCTCCGGCAACGGCTGCTCGTTACACAACAGCGTGATCACTTCCTCCAACTTCTTCGGATCGCAGCCTCTCTTGATCGCAAGCTTGTAATCTCGTTTGAACTGCCCCGAAAACTCCGGCTTAAGCATTCAGCGCCTCCATCAGATCTGCAACGCTATCAAACGGACCATACATATCCTCTCCCTTTTCTGCCGCCTCCATCGCCGCATAGGTAACAGCATTCGGCTCGTCAACCTTGACTTCAAAGGGAAGTCCATGACACCTAAGTGCCTGTCGATAAAAAATACCCGTTGCCGTACTCAAATCCATTCCGAGGGACTTAAAGAGAGCTGCCGCCTGTGCTTTCAGCTCCGGCTCCATTCTTATCGTCATATTTCCTTTAGCCATAATAGCACTCCTTTCCTCGTCATTTTTAGCTTGCACTAATATTATATTCAATATTCGTGACATTTGCAAGTGCATTGCAAATGTTTTTTGCAACTTTTCTATGAACA
This portion of the Dysosmobacter acutus genome encodes:
- a CDS encoding type II toxin-antitoxin system YafQ family toxin, translated to MLKPEFSGQFKRDYKLAIKRGCDPKKLEEVITLLCNEQPLPEAYRDHALTNSRNYKDMRECHIEPDWLLVYKVVRQTLILKLIRTGSHSDLF
- a CDS encoding type II toxin-antitoxin system RelB/DinJ family antitoxin gives rise to the protein MAKGNMTIRMEPELKAQAAALFKSLGMDLSTATGIFYRQALRCHGLPFEVKVDEPNAVTYAAMEAAEKGEDMYGPFDSVADLMEALNA